The DNA segment acacaaagaaagtgaggcagctggtaaagataggcaacccgcattgctgtgggattcgtcattttgtaactcattggctcttatggaaaaatacattgcacagtttcaatttctattttatttctatattgtatgtcttattccatggaagcgttatttttccttcattaagcagttcattgtaaactttttgagagcaaaaataatgaaataggttgaatatgaatgaagaaaatatttttttcatttgtgactgcagtagttttagtattgtcaacttttcacaagcaagggaataactttgggccagatttcagagaagcgtatcatctatctatttttatttatttaacaaggacaaatataaactgtcatgaaatgattgggaatgaaaaagcaggctcatagtccttattattccaatcccGAGTTTTTATCGTACACAGTCCAAAGGAGGGCtgtgtttaattgaaactattaaacacagtcttatgtttattttgataggatataCTATTCTTTTTCggattatatgatttattgttattgttaaaggggagatttatgatttattgttcaaggaaatatctcaatttaataatataggcctacttacagcaggctataaatgtagaattatgtaggtgtgcattggtgtaatttcaaatcatgtaagagtgggagtttcagaaatgaagcaaataacgaagaaacattttattatattatatgactatgataagcaaacagtaaaatatgctacataattaccagagtaaaatgaacaatttgaaattgataggtttcaaaaattaattacaattcagctgataacaatcttatatttttcacaatagaagtaggtaaataaaatgaattatgttgaCTCATGatgattattaaatatataatgatAGCAATGCACTAGGTATTCTGattacatttcaaatcatgtaagtgtgggagtttcagaaatgatgcaaagaaatctatgaagaaacatttatattaattgtattataattatgaccatatgataagcaaacagtagaatatgctaaataattattataatattgtaaattgaacgaatatttatttgaaatggaaatgtttaaaaaaataatcacaattcagctgatagcaatatcatatttttcaaaataaacgtAGGCTACTAAAATAAAGTAGGCAcctacctaaaataaattatgtcatctcatgatgataacacagaaatcattaatcatttgtatttattcttttttgaataaggattcatttgttcttcaactatgtttttcattttAGATGCTAATAAAGTAGGTaggcctaaattttcaattacataGCTTAGAAACTATCGTAGTATACTAGGAATAAAACctaatttgttgttttatttttggtcaaataaactgatcaatataaaTTGACCCTGACTTGGCGCAGTGTCACACCAGAGGACATCTTGAGGATCACATCCAGTATGAAGAGCTCTACTAGTAAAGACTTTTATTATATGTCTAGTAGGTTTATAAAAAGTATTATTAAGCTGATTGTCGTTCCCCTGACATACTATATAAACCTATGTTTAGCTCAGTCTGTTTTTCATAGCCAGCTTAAATTGGCAAAAACGATTccagtttttaaaaaaggtgatagATGTGACCCCAACAATTACAGGCCAATATCTATATTACCTATACTCTCAAAGATATTCGAGATGGTAATAGCAGAGCAGCTATATGAATTTTGTGAGGTTAATGGCTTATTTGCAGGTACCCAGTTTGGATTCAGAGCGGGGAGGTCCACTGTTGAGGCTGTGGGATATTTAATCTTAAAAGTAATTGAGAGTTTGGAGGGGGGAGGTCTTGCTGGGTTGACTCTCTGTGATCTCAGCAAGGCTTTTGATACCCTAGACCATGACATCTTAATGTCTAAGCTCTCTGCCTAGGGCATAGTTGGCAGTCCTCTGGTGCTTCTCCGCTCCTACCTGGAGGGTCGTCAGCAGGCTGTGTCTGCAAATGGTATAAGGTCGCGGGTGAGATTGGTGACCTGTGGATGCCCCAGGGCTCTGTGCTGGGGCCCTTATTGTTCCTGATCATGATAAATGATGTCGCTCTCTCCAGAAAAAGGACAGTGGTATGCTATGCTGATGATACCTCATTATTGGACATCAATGGGGACTTGGCTGACCTACATGAACTGATGCAGGCTTCAGAGGGGACCGTGGCTGACTGGCTCTGAGCAAATAGATTTTTGCTTAACAGCGAGAAGACTCAGTCCATTGTGTTCAGCCTCAAGAATGGTGATCAGTTCAACTTCCCCTCGGTGAAGCTCTTGGGCTTTACAATGGATCGTAAGCTTGCTTGGGGAGATCACATTCAGGGTATCTGTTGCAGGCTCAATAGAGTGCTGTTCCTGCTGAGGAGTCTGAGAGGTTGCATCCCGGGGGCCCATCATCGAATGTGCTACTTTGCCTTCTTCCATAGTGTGATGGCTTATGGTATTACACTGTGGGGTGGTGCCGCTGAGGTAAAAAGGATATTGCTGGTGCAGAAGAAGGCTATACAAATTCTATGTGGGGCTGATTATCTGGCGAATTGCAAGCCACTGTTTGTAAGGGAGCACATTATGACAGTCTtcaatttctacattttcaGGTCTGCCATTGCAGCTTTTCGGGGACTTGTTGCCTTGCCTACCAGAGGTGACTTTCATCGGCATGACACCAGGAACAGGCACAGGCTGAACTTCCCTTACTGTAGATTGTGGAGGACTCAAAACTGAGATGGTTTTGAGGAGGAGATTGAGGACGTTCCTGCATGAAAATCCCTTTTACTCCTTAAGggaattttttgaatgtgacaTGGCAACTGTAAGTAGCTACTTCTTGTAATAGCGCATTTGCCTGCTGCTTGGTTGTTTTTTTCTGTGTTTCTTTTTACTTTCTGTAACTTTTTGACTGTCCATCTAAGgacttgtttttattattatcttgacGTGTTCCCTTATGGACATGCCCTGGTGGCATGTCTGTGCTATGAACaaaaaccattattattattatagaaaaaagtattggaaatgcATGTGAAACAAAaaggtttcttcaaattatttaatagactaaaaatgtttgacttacctacctgtgaaatggtatttcatttcctttaacatgcccattcttgcatccaaatgcaacacaataccGTACATCACCATTTTTtggtcgtatttttattcaattctacgcattttacaacaaatacatcacaatatttaagagaaaaggttTTGATctaaactttaaaaatgaaaaatcgtactcaagagctgcaacaacctgcttaaatgtatgagtacgagagagaagggaatcccacacggtatgcctgtctcactcactccgccttacacactttcagctgtagcttagcattggacagcccattccagttagtatagagttcactgcgTGTACCCAGTCTTTATAGTTCCTtagatttggcagtagatgttggctacaaaggctagacttcccagcgtgtctattctataactggtctaaggtacTGACACTGTATGattgtattttctatttttgttcaATGTCGCAAATCAAATACTTTTCAGTTCTTAGATTGTGCTTTTTTATTACTCTTATTGAATTTGTTTCACGAAATCACAAAAAATCGATGTGATTCAACagtcaagcttttcataaaatCAAAACTTGGTTTTgcattaaatttattgataaacaatattGCAGCTGTAGCCTAacctataataattttataatggaaGGTAGCAGTACATCTGAGCCAAATATTCAAGATTTATTCGAAAAGGACAGGTAATTATCATAaatctgttaatttttatttattattgccaAATGTGTTAGTCATAAACAACGGTTCATAATgctttattatttcaataattcataaaatttgtatagacaattattattatggcacGGTACAGTACGTCAATTGACACCCACTGATATTATTCAGGCTATCTGTAATgtttaatattgatataattctCTTGcattataattgatttattattgaatttttaatggATCTTCCAATGCAAAACTCGGCataaagatttttattaatcatttaattttttaagcACAAAGAATTCCTTGAATGActcaagaaaaataaaattcaacatacCTGTACTGGAGCACAGTCTTTTTAATAGGCTAGTAGAATGATGCAAGAAGATGATTTTATAAATAGTAGCTTAGTCCAATAttctgaatataatttatttatgtcaaATAGACATGCACATTGGGCAGTCCTTTTAGTTGtctatgattgaatgattgaaatttagttgtctcaatttttttatttagtcaatttaataaattcaatttgtaaaataGATTCAAGAAAAATTGTATGTACACACATGCATTATAATCCTATCTTTTATAAGTAGAATGGTCACTctctaacctaaaattgtttttcctcttaattttagatattttttttattgtaaatcaatATTACTCACCCAAGATTACTTCTATTGCTTGTTATTCATTAATAAGTCAAGCATTAATAGAATACATGATAGAGAATAACCCTCTGAGACTAGAAAATTAGgctataaattgaaataaatctagACAATTTTTGCTAGTCCAGTTTGTGCACATCTTACTTTTAGCTTTATCATTTCTACAAGACTTAATTAAAGTTTTCATAAATCTCATTTTTAATGTTACAAATAATGCTCTTTTCAGAAATCACTATTATATCGATATATTCTCCTGCATGAGGTTGTATACTTCAAACCTGTgtagaaatatttatatgaGTCAACCACTTCTAATTGCAGTATTTTAATGATATGATAGCATAATTTAAATAATCAtataataggcctacttacaATTATGAAGTTAATTAAGTTATGAACTTGAAAGTACcgtaatattttctatttctttgcTAAGTTAGTTGTTATTCACATAAAACTCAAGTTTTGATGTCGAAGCTCAATAAAGcattattttcagttatatTTCAAGTTGAACTTACTATACATTCTTGAGTATTGATAATTGGGTCTGAAACTTGAGTAGGCCTagataaaactaatttaattcAGTAGGAAAAACGAAATGGTGATTTTTGATTATGTAACAAAAGTCAATATTTCAATACAATGAAAATTTAGTAGgcttatgaaaaaaaaaaattattgtccaTGTATTTTTTTCAGATTTCCAAAGAAAGGATGGCAGATACTCACTCTTCTTTTGTACTCTCCTCTTGGATTGTGTTTGGCCACTGTGCGATTGTTTATTTTGGCACAGGCATATGCTGCACTCATTATTCTTATAAACTTGAACTGTGGTAGAAGGTATGTGTGGTGAATTCATTGCTAGTTTTGATTAATATTCTACTCCTATTATCAACTTCGGATTATTTGggttttttcaatatattttgagCAACTTTTTGTGTTGTGTAGGTTTTTTTAAGTTgtccatattgaataaaaacgaccacaaatttatttaaataatgaGAAACCGAATTTGGTTGTTACATCTGGTACACTAGACTATGGTTGTGACAGataactatttttattgaactTCTTCACATTATTTGGGGTCGGCTCTCCTTAATCTAAGTCTCTAGTTGAAACGATCCTTGGTCGTTTGATTTGTCAAGTGCAACTGCTTCATATTCCCTTGAATTAAGCTAGCCTCGTGAGGCGGCGTCTGCCTCTGCCTCGCGGCTGTGTCTCCATTTGTATGATTCAACAATCTAGGTAGTTATTTCAGTTTTTTAAGATTAATTTTTGCATGAATGGAACAGTTTAGTTGAACTTCATCAATGATAATTGTAATCGGTTCACCTTTAGTGTTTCGAAAATAACCGTCATTGGAAGTGGCTAAGTaaatgtaaatgactttttgcATGATGGGAGTTATAAAGTCTTACATCTCGTATGACATGTTGTTGGGAGTCCCAACTAGCATGAATAGGctatataatctaagcaatcaATCGCTACGACGGTCATActtctgtataatttattaaagtATGCTTCCTTCATTGTATTAGGAGTCTGTGCCGTGCaatgaatttagaaagtaaattttgaatttataatttagaagcacacacaataggcctataacttaataaaagggatgcttgataaacatacctagtgctagagaacgggaatccagaaatgacaagagagacaacgaaaatacagagaagatatcaaatatattgtcacctcttacagttaaattcaacagttaataaaacaaaatgaagttacaccatgaaaaccgaaaatagaaTCACTTAATTTAGAAAATTATCTCCGATATAGCTTATTCGATAGTATCCTACTCTGTctgctttacattgaaaacgttCTAGATGGAATCATAAGAAGCTttaaggactctaatttcagaaagaagaattgaaaattatcatagatatttctcagaagttaatcataaataacaataaatattcaaagGAAAGATCAGCATAAAATTCAGAAAACTTTTAGAACATTTAGAACACACTTCAAAACCTTTAAAAGACTATCAAAATactatcaaatgttaataatatccattctgtatctttataattattatgaaagcagCAAAGACAAAATATTCGTAAAAAATCACATCACGGAATTCTACCttggaaaactattcaaaaatatgtgctttcaAAACAGATTTAGAaaaaaggttagggtcctttTGAAGCTTCGATTCTTCACAACTTTACgatgaaaatatcatttacaAAACATTTATGGACCTTTAAACATTTTATAGGCTAATTCAACTCTTAGTAGTTTAATagattatagaatataaatttaaagaaaactgaaattccagctggatccttacagagaaaatatggcctcacatttcaatgtaaagatacaaccgaaaatctactattcaaacgaaataaaaacttgtaatctattaattcccaaatcaaagttacgatttaacAAAAAGAGTCTAATTCAGCACGTTTTAGTTGATTTAAATGGTTCACGTTTTACACCCCTCCCCTTTTTTGAAAGTCTAtagtcactaaaacccattctgccacatccggagttcctgggacgtttgtttaatttggaaaaagttgttacctcaaagctgtttcttcaatttgaatctaggctcggtgatcgagctctacacgtccagatggacaggagacagcataccccaagcttctaggactgccatcgattcagaggcatctcagcggcttaaagacacacgttcacgagacattcatgaacccgtaaaATGATGGACTCTTACATTGCCcgtgttagaataaaaaataaactaggataaaataaattaacttaacttcagttatatcATAAAATTAACATTATTTAGGTTCTTCCtatatgaaattcaaatacaaaaaaatactttaaaatacaaatagccATTACTTTTATATCTTGATTTATTTGTAGTCAGGGTCATGCCCTATATACAAAGAGGtgaatacataatattattattccataataCCAAACTTTAATTCACTAGTTGATTGAACAACTTCTCATAACAAGGTCTTTCaagtattgttgttagtttgttcagtcagttctcttacataaattacatatatagtgtaattaaaaaaaaaaatacatgatAGGTGTGTTCCTTAAGaatcaagaaagcttttcattagaatcagcaaaaaaaaaataaaatctatatcacaaaatactgtcatttaaaTTTAGGTTcatagcttcctcttcaaaaataatttaaaataaaaaatatctcaaTTCCATCTTATAGGTACTCTACATTTCTGCAAGAGCATGTACCGTTTATTTTCTTCTATCACTCATCAGTTTGAATTACCATTAccatcttccattcaaatcaaaatcagaaTCAAGAGGACTATCTTAATAAATCTATCACAATACACTTACACTTAGATGTatctatcacaataaatttaatactttgatggaagctttcatcgataataatttccttaattatattataatctatgacgtacctttagtagcaGTTATAGGAAAAAAATTTCCATTGCAAGGTGACACATTTGATATcctctcttcttaattaaagcatTTACTGAGGCTGAAAAAACTAAATATGCTACTGAAACAgaaggttccagagccaaatactaccaagcctaaagctggcataaaagccatgattaacacaaaatactgTGACTACATTTTGTACTGCTTACAACagaggacagacgctgagtgaagcCACTGTATGCTTGCCTTGTCGAGGACAGCTGTGTACGGCCTCACTAGATAGGAACCtaaccaacgttaactgtgattggcagcTACCATTTTATTGAAGATATTCATAACAATTTCTGCCAATAGAATGGAACGGTACAACtataatttaagatacattctcccaacAATTGacagctattttccaaattcctaaccaaataaggcatgattgataatcaatcgGAAAAAATTCCTTGCTTTATAAGGTCATGAACTAAGctgatgctccaggaaaatcgttgattttcttAGTAGTGTGACTTCgacgcacacacttacagagtcgacaCTACTACAAGTCTGAGTCTACAACTCAGAAAAGCAAAGCAGCGAAACAACCTGTTATAACAGACTGACTTCTCATGATAATTCGCATAATCCTCATCATTcacaattggaacaatgaatattgttacaagTCTCAAGAATTTTTCGTTCTCTCCCAAgaaatcttcaaattattaatcaattccaTTTTCTCACAAACAATAAAGCTTACAAATTTagctacaatattatataaaggctacaaataattcattctATTGAGCTATCTATCATTCTCCTCGATTGGTTTGTAGGATAAtgtcaaagttagtagacagtctgtctactaacgttgggaTAATGTGTTTATCCTATTCAGTAGGATGATgaaatatataatgtaaatcAGCTGTGCTCCAATTTAATATTCACTACTAGACtgctaatattattagtttgtatttaACATGCCTGATgttaaattatcaaattataacACGCCTCTTAACTATTGACTATAGCCTacttatcaacaataattcttTCAGTGTTTTCACGAGAGTTATTGGTGCTGTACTGGGCATAGTGCTCTATAGAGAGAATGAAAATGGAAGAGACAGCTCGGCTAAAGTCATAATCTCCAATAAAGTAACTTGTTTGGATAACATCGCCATTTTCTTGACATCTGGTGCTTTCTCAGtgagtataattgattattaaaattttgtttttcattattaattgaacaaattttcatttaaaGCTTGTTCAAACGCAAACTATAATTATGTACTAGTTGGATATGTTACCAACAATTTATCCTATGCTGTTGATTATTTAGAGTGGAACGCAGAATCTTCCATTTGTTTTGGAAAGCTTCATAGAGTCGTGAGAAATGGCTcaatggatgatttatcttctttccaaaaagGAAAGAataaaactttggaaaatatgCTGATGAAGCATTGCATACAAATATAACTTGTTTACTGGTTAGAGAAACTATTTTATACTAATTCAAAGTTAGATTCAATAACTACTCACGGAATTTTTTCCGTGAGGCATTACAGTCTCCGAATTATGCTCCTACAGGAAATCCCCGCGCACCACTTGGTagttataaaataattactcATATGAATATACTATGAATTAGTATAACATATTTGCTCTAACCAGTAAACAAGCTATATTTGTATGCAAGGCctttattagaattttaaaCTTCAAGGATTTAATTAGAAACAGACTGTGGTCAACAATTAGTTTATTTTCTAATGCTCCCAAGATATTAAAATAGATACATAAAGACACCAATGTCAATAGTAATTCATCAAACTTTATACCCAATGAttcacattgaaacaaataagaaataatttacaaattttcgGGGAAATACTTACCGTACATATGTATAAAACCTGTATAATAAACTCATAGCAAAATATagcattatcaataaaatatgattgaatcattcaaataaatttggtTTACTCAACTTACTACACAATAAACTTATGCCTGTTCTCTTGAACTCTGAAGAGCCTTCACTACCTTcggaaaaatagctgaaacaGGCACTTCGTTCTTTTCGTTATCCTCCATTCGATAATCATGAGAatgttatcaaatttatatggTCTCTGATTGtatccagaaataaataaattatttagaatGATTTGGACATCCTGCGCCTTACCTCCAAATTTCGATATCACCAACTTTTTTCTATTGTACGTCAAACTCGgccaaattttctccaagtttATCGACTTATATAGTGATTTCAGAGttataaaattggaatttgaagGTGAGGCTATAGATCTctaaatctttctgaacaatttggtacaattttcatgattagCTGTCTTTATTATTACAAGATTAAGTTATATAGCAGACAAAAGATACCATTGCATTATTCGTCTCTGTTTTTATCTATTACATATAGGTAGTGGTACTATCGTTCAGAATCAACGAGTGATTGTGCAATCGTCAATATTTTCCAATCAAACATCAATATTCGATTGCTGAACACCTATGATTAATCTTAAGAGCTGTCGGAGACCAACTTTGTTAGTTCACTTGACTtataatgacattttttttgtttaacaGTGGGATCTTCCATCGCCTCTAGCGTGGGTTTTGGGAGTTCTGGACACAACCGATGGACGCAGACCGATTTTTAGCAAAATGAAATATCAAGTGGACAACTTTCCCGAGCCAATGCTACTCCAGCCAGAAGAAGCAACCACTAGCGGCAAAGTGGGTCTCCTCAAGTAAGTAAACTGAATTATAGCAACAAAGGCAACAGCTGTGGAAATTGCCATAGTTTTTTCAACACAAAAATCAGTTGACATATATGTATCTTATTCTCAATGGTCAAATGGTCACAGCCTAATCTCATCTGCAGCAGTGCTGCATCTCAGTGTGTCTTATTCTCTCTTGGACCATAAACTGTGCGTTCACGCTTAAAAATTCCAGGTACTTATATAATCAAAAAATTCTCTAATCCAATCCAATCAATCTCTGGCTTTGAACAAAAATTTCTGTACATGTTGGCGTTTTAAGTGTTCCTCCAAAATAGTTGTACGAAAAACTCAGGTGGTTTGGAACTTGGCGTGATTCCCGAAACGGCTTCTtttcagtaggcctacctatctGGTGACTGAACTATCAGTGATAGTCAAGCTAAGTTATTAATAATCAAGCTAACTTAACAACTTGGGAATGCATAATTAAACGTTAACCGTTCAGAATACgttatattattgagaaaagataACAAAATCccttggtatagggcgtttaatgttcaaaatttcactgCTTGCTCAAGCCCATAGTCCACGAAGGTCTTTTTCGTCAAGCTATGTGACTCTGGTACTGTGCCGTTCATTTACTCTCACTCGGCCAATACAGTGATAATctacaatagtcgacagtaattggcttggtATTTGGAACGCCCCATACCATGAATATGCTATTGATCGCTTAATTTCCCCTATTTTCCCTATGGTCATTCATATCCATGTGTCATCACATCAAATCAAGAGTACTAGGCTACTGTATCACCATTTCATCGTGAAATTAGTTTAGTATCTATACATTTCATTTTCCTTGCAGATTTGCACCTTGGACGGCCAAATTTAGCGATACAATGCAACCCCTAGTGATAGAAGTTTGGAGACCTACAGCTTTAGAAACGTCCGTAGATGTTCTTGGATCTTCCCTATTCTTCGATGTTTTCTGGTTTTTCTTCACACCATTCACAGTTTTCAAACTCAAGTAAGttcaatttttaagaaaatttatttgtaggctaatatattttatttaatatataacTTTATGAAAGTTGCTattcaattgatttttgaaacatttgtgtcaatccaataaaattgaattgaattcaatatttcagttaGTATCTCACAATACTGAAATTCTTATTAcccaattttatttaataacgTAAGTTTCAGGTAGTTCTCTGGTGTCATATGAAAGTATTGTATTCTTAAAACAGCAAAATACATTCTTGTATTCAAGAACCTTGAAGTAAACTACAACAGCTCAATTAGGATCAATGACTGAATTACTCAAATCttggaaaatattcaaattattttatttgatagaTTAGTTGAAAGCCTTGTGCATATCGCCCTGCGATTCGCTACGGAGACGATTTCAACCATTTAACCGCGTGTTGGAAATTCTCCCGCACTGGTGTGCACAAAGCACATTCTTCTTCACAAAGAAGAACGTAGAACAAAGATCAAAGATCGCCAAGGTAATGTTTCTGATGACCTCAGAAACtactacaaaaaaattatatagtaGTTTTACCTCAAAACTACTATAATGTGACATGGGTCACAGATACCTAAAACAAGTTAACAGGTCATCCAGCTGCCTGAAACGAGTTAGGTCTTATGAGTTGCCCTTAAATTGAATAGGTGCTACATGGAAACCAAACAACAGACCTTAGTTATCCAGGtcacacaatattattaatactattcacaaaaaaaaacaccAAGCTGATTTTATTTTAGGAATATTTACTCATAACTCTTGAATAAATGTTTTCAGATACCTCCCTGTCATAACAAGAAAGGCGAATGAATCAGATGAAGATCTCTTGGGAAGGATTCAATCAACTATTGCATGTGAACTTGGTATTTGTGCCACAAGACACACTGCAGCTGATAAAGTTAGTAGCTGTTTTATCCAAtgtaatattttgatttttctcatAGGGTCTACCTATTAGCTTTTTCTGATTTAATAAACTTGTACCTATTTTGTTGAGGTTTTTCTAAaacaatgaacaaaaaataaaaagaagttCTGTTTGAACttcttcaaaatattattctgtTTGAAAGAAGTTCTACGTTGTATAGGAATACTGCAATATTGTtaagtatatcataattttcttcttcaccttcagAACAAAATACATTGCTATTGAAGAAATCAGTTtagaaatacaataataatgtaacATTACAATATATAAATTTGTAGAACGATCAGTTAACAACAACcaagaaaaatattgtaatttatcagaaaatttagttttataatttattacaactGTCAAATTATAATTCTGTGCTATtaccaatattaaaataatgtagAACTGTAATATAggctacaatataattatattatatatatatatatatatatatatatatatatattatatatatatatatatatatatatcaattatatatatcatattatataattataatattatagttgacccaatattcaaataatgttgGAAAGAAACTTGAAGCATGTTCGGTAGGGGTTCTTAAAAATTCTTTCATCATTCAATCTA comes from the Nilaparvata lugens isolate BPH chromosome 1, ASM1435652v1, whole genome shotgun sequence genome and includes:
- the LOC111048542 gene encoding lipid droplet-regulating VLDL assembly factor AUP1; protein product: MEGSSTSEPNIQDLFEKDRFPKKGWQILTLLLYSPLGLCLATVRLFILAQAYAALIILINLNCGRSVFTRVIGAVLGIVLYRENENGRDSSAKVIISNKVTCLDNIAIFLTSGAFSWDLPSPLAWVLGVLDTTDGRRPIFSKMKYQVDNFPEPMLLQPEEATTSGKVGLLKFAPWTAKFSDTMQPLVIEVWRPTALETSVDVLGSSLFFDVFWFFFTPFTVFKLKYLPVITRKANESDEDLLGRIQSTIACELGICATRHTAADKVSSCFIQCNILIFLIGSTYYPIRHTKQSQQFCVIGRTHSVDLTISNILEESVPFAAIQEPHRPQPVQPAAVPRPSSQPVVQSVSQGGQGKMISFVERKAKLIADARRKYIEKHGLVDAWAE